Below is a window of Georgenia soli DNA.
GCGGGAGCCGAGCCGGTCGTACGCGGAGCCGACGGCCAGCGCGGCGAGCGCCTCGACGGCCATGGCGCCGGCGTAGATCAAGGGGACGGTCGCCACCGGGACCAGCCCGTCCGTGGTCAGGTGGAAGGAGATGACGCCGAAGGTCACCAGGCCGCCGGTGGTCAGGCTCGCCGCGGCGGCGTAGCGGAAGAACTCGGGCGGCAGCCCGGCCCCCACCGACTCCGCCAGCCAGGCGCGGAGCCCGCGCGGTGCCGGGTCCGGCGGATCCGTCGTCGCGCCGTCCGGTGCGTCGTAGCCCGGCGGGTGGGCCGGTCCGGCTGCGGACGACGGCGGCTCCTGGCCGGGCGCCCCGGCCGATCCGGGGCGTGCCGAGCCGTCGTACACGGACGGGTCCGGCACCCGCGCGCGCAGCACCGCGAGCAGGACCATCGCCGCCGCCCCCGGCACCGCCAGGACCAGGAACGCGGGCCAGAGCGCGCCGGAGACGGCGATGACCCCGGCCACCACCAGCGGCCCCGCGAACGCCCCCACCTGGTCCATCGCCTTGTGCACCCCGAACCCGCGACCCCGCCCCACCCCGGTGGCGACGTGCGCGAGGAGGGCCGACTTCGACGGGCTGCGGACCGCCTTGCCGGAGCGCTCGAGCAGGATCAGCACGATCCCGACGGCGAGGCCGGCCCCGCCGAGGAAGGGCGTCACGGCGAGCAGGGGCACGCACACCGCCGTCATGGCGTAGCCGAGGATCGTCAGCGCCCAGTACCGGCCGGTTCGGTCAGCGAGCGGCCCGAACACGAACCGCAGCACCAGCGCCATCGCCTCGCCCGCACCGGTGACCAGGCCGACCACGAGCGCGCTCGCCCCCAGGGCGGCGAGCAGCGGGCCGTACATCGAGCGGGCACCCTCGTAGACCATGTCCGCGGCGAGGCTCACCCCGCCGAACATGATCACCACCCGCCAGGGCGTCCAGGTGCGGGCAGACATGTCGGCACCCTAACCCTGGTCGGAGCGGTCGGCCCGGTGCCACGGTGGACCCCATGTACCGGTACGCGGCACTGCTGCGCGGGATCGCGCCGAGCCTGCCGAACATGACCAACGACAAGCTGCGCGGGGTGTTCGAGGGGCTCGGCCTCGACGGCGTGGGCTCGGTGCTGGCGAGCGGCAACATCGTGTTCCGCAGCGCGGAGTCCGACGTGCCCGCCCTCGAGGTGCGGATCCAGCGGGCGCTCGCGGACGAGCTCGGCATCCCCGGGGGGACGATCCTGCGTGAGCTCGCCGAGCTGCGCACCCTCCTGGACAGCGACCCGTTCCCGGGCCTGACACACGGCCGCGGCACGTACCTGACCGCGACCTTCCTCAAGGACGGCGCCGTGGCGGCGGTGGAGCTGCCGGAGCAGCCGGACCCGCTCACCCGGGTCGTCGGGTACGACGCGGCGGCACGCGTGTTCCTCGCCGTCATCGACAACAGCGACCCGGGGAGGACACCGGACTTCATGAGCTGGCTCGACAAGACCTACGGCAAGAACATCACCACCCGGACGTGGCTGACGGTCCAGCGGATCGTCAGGAAGCTGGAGAGCTGACCACGGCGGTCGGGCGCCGCCGTCGTCCCGCTCGCCGGCGGTGGACGAGGCCGAACGGCCGCGTGCCACCGACTCTGGATGCGGGTGGACGTCGCTCTGTAAGTCGAGCAGCGGCGAATCAGTCAGCCGAGGCGGACCAACTCTGCGCAGGAACACTTACAGGTTCCGTTTGCGCGGTCCCCTCTGCTACCGGCCCCGGAGAGCCTCGGCCGCCGCGGCGGCACCGGTGCGGGTGCGCCGGCGCAGGATGTCCGCGACCACCAGCTCCGCGTCGTGCGGGACGCCGACCACGTTGTGCGAGCCGAAGCGGTACTGGAACAGCTGGCCCAGCACGTACAGCCCCGGCTGCCCGACGACGGCGCCCCGGTCGTTCTCGAGGAACCCGCCCGCGTCCAGGCCGGGCAGGTCGATCCAGTCGTGGCCGGGGCGGAACCCGGTCGCCCACACGACGTTGGCGACGTCCAGCCTCTCGCCGTCGGCGGTCTGCGGCAGCCCGCCGACCACTCCGGTGACCCGCGGTGCGCGGCGGACGCCGGCGGCGTCGAGATCCTGCGGCTTGACGCGGATGAGCGGGCCGCTGTGCCCGGAGAGCATCTTCGCTCGCGCCCTCCGCCCGGGCGGGGTGTTCTGCGTGAGGACGTGCGTCCACGCGAACGTCAGCAGCGGGAAGACCACGTGCATGGCCGGCGACTCGATGCGCATCGGCAGATGCCCGGGGTGGCGGCCGGCGAGCACGACCGCGTGGGTCGGCGCGAGGTCGAGAGCGATGTCCGCCCCCGAGTTTCCGGCGCCGACG
It encodes the following:
- a CDS encoding DUF1697 domain-containing protein; protein product: MYRYAALLRGIAPSLPNMTNDKLRGVFEGLGLDGVGSVLASGNIVFRSAESDVPALEVRIQRALADELGIPGGTILRELAELRTLLDSDPFPGLTHGRGTYLTATFLKDGAVAAVELPEQPDPLTRVVGYDAAARVFLAVIDNSDPGRTPDFMSWLDKTYGKNITTRTWLTVQRIVRKLES
- a CDS encoding flavin-containing monooxygenase, coding for MNRTIVVGAGQAGLAAGYHLGRHGLPFTILEADERVGGSWNHRWDSMRLFTPATGDGLPGMPFPQDERFPSGARMAAYLTAYAERFDMDVRTGVHVDGLFREGDAYTVTAGPAVFEAEYVILATGAERVPNVPSFAGDLSPTIVQLHSGDYRNPAQLQPGPVAVVGAGNSGADIALDLAPTHAVVLAGRHPGHLPMRIESPAMHVVFPLLTFAWTHVLTQNTPPGRRARAKMLSGHSGPLIRVKPQDLDAAGVRRAPRVTGVVGGLPQTADGERLDVANVVWATGFRPGHDWIDLPGLDAGGFLENDRGAVVGQPGLYVLGQLFQYRFGSHNVVGVPHDAELVVADILRRRTRTGAAAAAEALRGR
- a CDS encoding MFS transporter, which produces MSARTWTPWRVVIMFGGVSLAADMVYEGARSMYGPLLAALGASALVVGLVTGAGEAMALVLRFVFGPLADRTGRYWALTILGYAMTAVCVPLLAVTPFLGGAGLAVGIVLILLERSGKAVRSPSKSALLAHVATGVGRGRGFGVHKAMDQVGAFAGPLVVAGVIAVSGALWPAFLVLAVPGAAAMVLLAVLRARVPDPSVYDGSARPGSAGAPGQEPPSSAAGPAHPPGYDAPDGATTDPPDPAPRGLRAWLAESVGAGLPPEFFRYAAAASLTTGGLVTFGVISFHLTTDGLVPVATVPLIYAGAMAVEALAALAVGSAYDRLGSRVLYVVPVLVALVPALALSSALAAVLVGVVVWGFAFGVQDSTVKALVAELVDAPRRATAYGVFAGIQGALAVVGGGVVGWLYEVSLPALVVVVAISQAVALVLLVTTLRRAPAPAGARPSR